The proteins below are encoded in one region of Periplaneta americana isolate PAMFEO1 chromosome 11, P.americana_PAMFEO1_priV1, whole genome shotgun sequence:
- the LOC138709010 gene encoding extracellular tyrosine-protein kinase PKDCC-like isoform X1: MVTELGDPLDTVRLLQLSWEDRLRLALGIAQILHHLAHSPLGSLSMNDFRRQQFVLVGGTLKLSDVDDLGVGEPACETDADCVTGNGLLPVSDENNNVSDTNTTEGLACIDSRCIGHNEQLNIWHAGQHFIRLFLPLSAPASLEPHIQELLDAYAHPAAGGWDSARILGATQRLVARFVSGDYMVRPSTPGRNTNGYDRMIDSDLPGLYDYRCPLSISAVGCVMSVFNEEEAAEICNNDEDCHAVVLGQEHTWTGRTLAVFKNGYSTPSLKKGYSLLVKRKLKHTR; encoded by the exons ATGGTAACTGAACTAGGGGATCCCCTTGACACTGTGCGTCTGCTGCAACTCTCATGGGAGGACAGACTGAGG CTCGCGCTAGGAATCGCTCAGATCCTGCATCACTTGGCACATTCACCACTTGGGTCATTGTCGATGAATGACTTCCGTCGCCAACAGTTCGTCCTTGTTGGAGGAACTCTGAAATTGTCAGACGTCGATGATCTGGGTGTAGGAGAACCTGCGTGTGAAACAGATGCTGACTGCGTCACTGGTAATGGTCTCCTACCAGTCAG TGATGAGAATAACAACGTAAGTGACACCAATACCACAGAGGGTCTGGCATGTATCGACTCCCGTTGCATTGGTCATAATGAGCAGCTCAACATCTGGCACGCCGGCCAGCACTTCATTCGCCTGTTCCTGCCGCTGAGTGCTCCTGCGTCACTGGAGCCCCACATCCAGGAGCTCCTAGATGCGTATGCTCACCCAGCAGCCGGAGGTTGGGACTCTGCACGCATACTGGGAGCAACACAGAGGCTTGTGGCTCGATTTGTGTCTGGAGATTACATGGTTCGGCCCAGTACTCCAGGAAGAAACACAAACG GATACGACCGGATGATTGACAGTGATCTGCCCGGGTTGTATGATTACCGATGTCCACTCTCAATTTCTGCTGTGGGTTGTGTCATGTCTGTTTTCAACGAGGAAGAAGCCGCAGAGATCTGTAACAACGATGAAGACTGCCATGCAGTGGTATTAGGACAGGAACATACCTGGACAGGACGCACATTGGCAGTTTTTAAAAATGGATATAGTACTCCATCATTAAAGAAAGGTTACAGCTTATTAGTGAAAAGGAAGTTGAAACATACTCGGTGA
- the LOC138709010 gene encoding extracellular tyrosine-protein kinase PKDCC-like isoform X2, with product MVTELGDPLDTVRLLQLSWEDRLRLALGIAQILHHLAHSPLGSLSMNDFRRQQFVLVGGTLKLSDVDDLGVGEPACETDADCVTGNGLLPVSDENNNVSDTNTTEGLACIDSRCIGHNEQLNIWHAGQHFIRLFLPLSAPASLEPHIQELLDAYAHPAAGGWDSARILGATQRLVARFVSGDYMVRPSTPGRNTNGSIEIRPDD from the exons ATGGTAACTGAACTAGGGGATCCCCTTGACACTGTGCGTCTGCTGCAACTCTCATGGGAGGACAGACTGAGG CTCGCGCTAGGAATCGCTCAGATCCTGCATCACTTGGCACATTCACCACTTGGGTCATTGTCGATGAATGACTTCCGTCGCCAACAGTTCGTCCTTGTTGGAGGAACTCTGAAATTGTCAGACGTCGATGATCTGGGTGTAGGAGAACCTGCGTGTGAAACAGATGCTGACTGCGTCACTGGTAATGGTCTCCTACCAGTCAG TGATGAGAATAACAACGTAAGTGACACCAATACCACAGAGGGTCTGGCATGTATCGACTCCCGTTGCATTGGTCATAATGAGCAGCTCAACATCTGGCACGCCGGCCAGCACTTCATTCGCCTGTTCCTGCCGCTGAGTGCTCCTGCGTCACTGGAGCCCCACATCCAGGAGCTCCTAGATGCGTATGCTCACCCAGCAGCCGGAGGTTGGGACTCTGCACGCATACTGGGAGCAACACAGAGGCTTGTGGCTCGATTTGTGTCTGGAGATTACATGGTTCGGCCCAGTACTCCAGGAAGAAACACAAACGGTAGTATTGA GATACGACCGGATGATTGA